From the genome of Spirosomataceae bacterium TFI 002, one region includes:
- a CDS encoding Por secretion system C-terminal sorting domain-containing protein, with product MILNSTAMRIIRACLFLFLAVASFSIHAQDCIKPIYKITWNNVSQPNLSDGSITVYQIQSATHYELLFGNEEEFNFAEAVKFKPGEDKIEIKGLSNPAGTDTYKIRVYNGENCYRTDVVKLSQLYFAKDLENTAVELIQGVDNPSPKVDDVVTFTTLVQSKGTSKVENLEVKQFLTESLEVIYFYADKGTYSQYARTWNIGDLKGGQSIKLVIRARVKSTGLSYLTSYISGINKFNIIYGQSIPTQSSEYSIAATNCVSVPIQIKQNQIYSIRLPTYKGVTWYYKDLAGNFSEIDEFTNPSIAEVNKDSSLSIKQGGEYTFTKKVDECTFNSCCPVIVESCAGPPIIVDSVYCNKSVDSYNIVVRLQNDSWSVVEKVYYAIANISFPVLTNFLRRINALPLTSSSGYVTSLGNSTYKIENIPAFMPNVTLVSTDMTGQCRTVKVVNAPNCQQAIINEPQLAEATMYYLPGQTMPNLRVTNQPKGFKTLWFKDELGQNELDKGKSFVPEEPGKYYVAFKDKKTGALSQLTIATVRDMTEDQPGQFVDVVVCDCKNPNMIPTGKIEDYTVTKAYPNPANDILNIQYRVPEGSKTVSLFIFNINGRQMASYELDKNKTEVKVNVFDWTDGLYVYNIITDGEKRATQKIIVRH from the coding sequence ATGATTTTAAACTCTACAGCAATGCGAATTATAAGAGCATGTTTGTTTCTCTTCTTGGCTGTAGCTTCATTTTCAATCCATGCACAAGATTGTATAAAGCCAATCTATAAAATAACGTGGAATAACGTTTCTCAACCTAACCTAAGTGATGGAAGCATCACAGTCTATCAAATCCAAAGTGCCACTCATTACGAATTACTTTTTGGTAATGAAGAAGAATTTAATTTTGCGGAAGCAGTTAAGTTCAAGCCTGGAGAAGACAAAATAGAAATTAAAGGGCTCTCTAACCCAGCTGGTACTGACACCTACAAAATTAGAGTTTATAATGGCGAAAACTGTTACAGAACAGATGTGGTAAAACTATCACAATTATATTTTGCCAAAGATCTTGAGAATACAGCTGTTGAACTAATACAAGGTGTGGATAATCCTTCTCCAAAAGTGGACGATGTCGTCACTTTTACTACACTTGTTCAAAGCAAAGGAACATCAAAAGTTGAAAATCTAGAAGTAAAACAGTTTTTAACCGAAAGCTTAGAAGTAATATATTTCTACGCTGACAAAGGAACATATTCACAATATGCCAGAACTTGGAATATTGGAGATCTCAAAGGAGGGCAATCCATTAAGCTTGTTATAAGAGCTAGAGTGAAAAGTACTGGTCTTTCCTACCTGACATCCTACATATCTGGAATTAATAAATTTAATATTATATATGGTCAATCCATTCCTACTCAAAGTTCAGAGTATTCAATAGCTGCAACAAACTGTGTTTCGGTTCCGATTCAAATTAAGCAAAATCAAATATACAGTATCCGACTGCCAACATACAAGGGAGTTACTTGGTACTACAAAGATTTAGCAGGGAACTTCTCAGAAATAGATGAGTTTACAAACCCTTCCATTGCTGAAGTAAATAAAGATAGCTCACTTAGCATTAAGCAAGGCGGAGAATACACTTTTACCAAAAAAGTAGATGAATGTACATTCAATAGTTGTTGTCCTGTCATTGTTGAAAGCTGTGCAGGGCCTCCTATTATAGTGGATTCGGTTTATTGTAACAAGAGCGTAGATAGCTACAACATTGTTGTGCGTCTTCAAAATGACTCTTGGAGCGTAGTAGAAAAGGTCTATTATGCTATTGCAAATATTAGTTTTCCCGTTTTAACGAACTTCCTGAGAAGAATAAATGCATTGCCTTTGACATCCAGTTCAGGTTATGTGACTTCACTGGGAAACAGTACTTATAAAATTGAAAACATACCTGCTTTTATGCCAAATGTCACTTTGGTTTCAACCGATATGACTGGTCAGTGCCGAACAGTAAAAGTTGTAAACGCTCCCAATTGCCAACAGGCAATTATAAATGAACCACAACTGGCAGAAGCCACCATGTATTATTTACCTGGTCAAACAATGCCAAACTTAAGAGTAACTAACCAACCAAAAGGATTTAAAACACTTTGGTTCAAAGATGAACTTGGGCAAAATGAATTAGATAAAGGGAAATCATTTGTACCGGAAGAGCCTGGTAAATATTACGTCGCATTTAAGGATAAAAAAACTGGAGCTTTAAGTCAATTGACTATTGCGACGGTAAGAGACATGACCGAAGATCAACCTGGTCAGTTTGTGGATGTGGTTGTATGTGATTGTAAAAATCCAAATATGATTCCAACAGGAAAAATTGAGGACTATACGGTAACGAAGGCGTACCCCAACCCAGCAAATGATATTTTGAATATACAGTATAGAGTTCCAGAAGGCTCAAAAACAGTAAGTTTATTTATATTTAATATCAATGGAAGGCAAATGGCCTCCTACGAATTAGATAAAAATAAAACAGAAGTGAAGGTAAATGTCTTTGATTGGACAGATGGCCTCTATGTTTACAATATCATAACTGATGGAGAAAAGCGAGCAACACAAAAGATCATTGTGCGGCATTAA
- a CDS encoding ATP-dependent HslUV protease ATP-binding subunit HslU yields MTTTIENLTPRQIVAELDKYIIGQDDAKKNVAIALRNRWRRMNASDDMKTEIVPNNILMIGSTGVGKTEIARRLAKIADAPFIKVEASKFTEVGYVGRDVESMVRDLVEQSVNMVKTAKKEEVKLKAAEAVEEQILSILIPPVKIGGKASNSETEDPSKMNEAELNEKTREAFRKKLQNGELEERKIEIDIKTSASAPIGVMGGPIDDMSMMNIQDMISGMMPKKNKKRKLSIADARKYLLEEESSKLIDMDEVKDEALWKAQNLGMIFIDEIDKIAASGGGGKGADVSREGVQRDLLPIVEGSTVNTKHGSINTDHILFVAAGAFHVAKPSDLIPELQGRFPIRVELESLTEENFFQILKKPKNALTKQYTAMLESEGVSLEFSEDAMKEIAKIAFLANSEVENIGARRLQTVMSHLLNDILFDVPDKIGPDSKITIDKDLVVEKLGALIKNKDLSQYIL; encoded by the coding sequence ATGACGACCACAATAGAGAACTTAACACCAAGGCAAATCGTAGCTGAATTGGATAAATACATCATTGGACAAGATGATGCAAAGAAAAATGTTGCAATAGCATTAAGAAATCGCTGGAGAAGGATGAATGCCTCCGACGATATGAAAACGGAAATTGTTCCAAATAACATATTGATGATTGGTTCTACCGGAGTAGGTAAAACAGAAATTGCGAGAAGACTCGCAAAAATTGCTGATGCTCCATTTATAAAAGTAGAAGCGTCGAAATTTACCGAAGTTGGTTATGTAGGTAGAGATGTGGAGTCAATGGTGAGAGACTTGGTAGAGCAATCTGTTAACATGGTAAAAACTGCTAAAAAAGAAGAAGTAAAGTTAAAAGCAGCAGAAGCAGTAGAAGAACAAATTTTATCTATTCTGATTCCACCTGTTAAGATTGGTGGAAAAGCCAGTAACTCAGAAACGGAAGATCCAAGTAAAATGAACGAGGCTGAGCTGAATGAAAAAACGAGAGAAGCCTTTCGAAAAAAACTTCAAAACGGAGAACTGGAGGAAAGGAAAATAGAAATAGATATCAAAACGTCAGCTTCGGCACCAATAGGTGTGATGGGTGGTCCTATCGACGATATGTCAATGATGAATATTCAAGACATGATCAGTGGCATGATGCCCAAAAAGAATAAAAAGCGTAAACTCAGTATCGCAGATGCCCGAAAGTACCTTTTGGAAGAAGAGTCCTCTAAGCTTATCGACATGGACGAAGTTAAAGACGAGGCTCTTTGGAAAGCTCAAAACTTAGGTATGATTTTCATAGACGAGATTGATAAAATCGCAGCAAGTGGCGGCGGAGGCAAAGGAGCGGATGTTAGTAGAGAAGGGGTACAGAGAGATCTATTGCCCATAGTAGAAGGAAGCACTGTGAATACAAAGCATGGAAGTATCAATACAGACCATATCTTGTTTGTTGCCGCCGGAGCGTTTCACGTAGCTAAACCTTCAGATTTAATTCCTGAACTACAAGGGCGTTTCCCAATACGTGTGGAGTTGGAATCTCTTACAGAAGAAAACTTCTTTCAGATATTGAAGAAACCGAAAAACGCACTTACAAAGCAATATACAGCTATGCTGGAATCAGAAGGCGTTTCATTAGAGTTTTCGGAAGATGCGATGAAGGAAATTGCTAAAATAGCTTTCTTAGCCAATTCTGAAGTTGAAAATATAGGAGCAAGAAGATTACAAACTGTTATGAGTCACTTGCTCAATGATATTTTATTTGATGTGCCAGATAAGATTGGCCCCGATTCAAAGATTACAATTGACAAAGATTTGGTAGTTGAAAAATTAGGTGCTTTGATCAAAAACAAAGACTTAAGCCAGTATATTCTTTAA
- a CDS encoding carboxynorspermidine decarboxylase, which yields MNVDFTQIPSPCYVLDQELLIRNLKLISDVQEKSGASIILALKGFSMYSQFPLVKEYLSGATASSLHEARLIVEEMKCKAHTYSPVYKPEEYDEIQSYSSHLTFNSISQYEQFKGKMKPNISYGIRINPQYAEVETDMYNPCIAGSRLGVTRDQLPHLPEGIEGLHFHTLCENDSHVLERTLKHVEEKFGDLLHQVKWLNMGGGHLMTKKGYDTNHVVELIKKLKSKYQLEIIMEPGSAIAWQTGYLKSTVLDIVDAQGIDVAILDISFAAHMPDTLEMPYKPFILGSHHEPVAGKPTYRMGGMTCLAGDFMGDYSFDEPLKIGDTLVFDDMIHYTMVKTTTFNGVGLPSIGVWRNNAFELQKSFGFESFKDRI from the coding sequence ATGAACGTTGATTTCACACAAATCCCCTCACCTTGTTACGTACTTGACCAAGAGTTACTTATTCGTAATCTCAAACTTATAAGTGATGTTCAAGAAAAGTCTGGGGCTTCTATTATTTTAGCTTTGAAAGGTTTCTCCATGTACAGTCAGTTTCCGCTTGTGAAGGAGTATCTCTCAGGTGCTACAGCTAGCTCACTTCATGAAGCAAGACTAATTGTAGAAGAAATGAAATGTAAAGCACATACTTACTCTCCGGTGTATAAACCCGAAGAGTATGACGAAATACAATCTTACAGTTCTCATTTAACTTTTAATTCAATTTCTCAATATGAGCAATTTAAAGGTAAAATGAAGCCAAATATATCTTACGGAATAAGAATCAACCCTCAATATGCTGAGGTAGAAACTGACATGTATAATCCTTGCATTGCTGGTTCAAGACTTGGAGTTACAAGAGATCAGCTTCCCCATTTACCTGAAGGAATAGAAGGGTTACACTTTCATACGCTTTGCGAAAACGATTCTCATGTATTGGAACGAACACTGAAACATGTAGAAGAGAAATTTGGCGATCTACTTCACCAAGTTAAATGGTTAAATATGGGCGGTGGTCACCTCATGACCAAAAAAGGATATGATACAAATCATGTAGTGGAGTTAATCAAAAAACTGAAATCAAAATATCAGCTTGAAATAATAATGGAGCCAGGGTCTGCAATTGCATGGCAAACTGGATACCTAAAATCAACTGTGCTCGATATTGTTGACGCTCAGGGAATTGATGTCGCAATACTGGACATTTCTTTTGCTGCACACATGCCAGATACACTCGAAATGCCGTACAAACCATTCATTTTAGGGTCTCACCATGAACCTGTAGCAGGCAAACCAACTTATCGCATGGGCGGGATGACATGTTTGGCTGGTGATTTTATGGGGGATTACAGCTTTGACGAACCCTTAAAAATTGGAGACACGCTCGTTTTTGATGACATGATCCATTACACCATGGTAAAGACAACAACTTTCAATGGGGTGGGACTTCCGAGTATTGGGGTTTGGAGAAATAACGCCTTTGAGTTGCAAAAATCCTTTGGTTTCGAGAGCTTTAAAGACAGAATATGA
- a CDS encoding outer membrane transport energization protein TonB, with translation MKNQTTILDMLFEQKNKAYGAYDLRTKYSSHLLKAFIIGTSFVLLIVLSSFAFFRSHPIEKAKPKPQIIDLTKIFEPPIEIEKVKEEPNLPLEQPILETVRSVDPVAVEDEKAHEERIPNFTDLEDVVISTITAPGLKLSETEGHFGAVIPISGNGISTEEPVKQTEEPKIFDFAETQPSFASGQSEMYQWLGKNLKYPRVAQASGTQGTVYVAFIVERNGSISDVKILKGIGFGCDEEAIKTIKKMPNWNPGMQNGKPVRVRFTIPIKFKLN, from the coding sequence ATGAAAAATCAAACGACCATTCTCGACATGCTTTTTGAGCAAAAAAATAAAGCTTACGGTGCATACGATCTTAGAACAAAGTACAGTTCGCATCTCCTAAAAGCTTTTATTATTGGCACTTCCTTCGTCCTTTTGATAGTCTTAAGCAGTTTTGCTTTTTTTCGATCGCACCCCATTGAAAAAGCAAAGCCAAAACCTCAAATAATCGACCTTACAAAAATATTTGAACCACCAATTGAAATAGAAAAAGTAAAGGAAGAGCCTAATTTACCATTAGAACAACCGATTCTTGAAACAGTGAGGTCAGTTGATCCCGTGGCTGTGGAGGATGAAAAAGCCCATGAAGAGCGAATACCTAATTTTACAGACCTTGAAGATGTGGTGATCTCAACTATAACCGCCCCTGGGTTAAAACTGAGTGAAACAGAAGGGCACTTTGGAGCCGTAATTCCAATAAGTGGAAATGGAATAAGTACAGAAGAACCAGTGAAACAAACTGAAGAACCTAAAATATTTGACTTTGCCGAAACTCAACCAAGTTTTGCAAGTGGACAAAGTGAAATGTACCAATGGCTTGGCAAAAACTTAAAATATCCTAGAGTAGCACAAGCTAGCGGTACACAAGGAACTGTTTATGTTGCATTTATTGTAGAAAGAAACGGTTCAATTTCAGATGTTAAAATCTTAAAAGGAATCGGATTTGGATGCGATGAAGAGGCCATTAAAACAATCAAAAAAATGCCAAATTGGAACCCAGGAATGCAAAATGGGAAGCCCGTTCGAGTAAGATTTACGATACCTATCAAATTTAAGTTGAATTAA
- a CDS encoding carboxynorspermidine dehydrogenase — protein MSKVLIIGAGGVGTVVAHKCALNKHVFSEIMLASRTKSKCDRISQEVKEMHGVEIATAALDADVVSEIVALLKSFQPKMVINVALPYQDLTIMDACLEVGVHYLDTANYEPKDVAKFEYSWQWAYQERFKKAGLMALLGCGFDPGVTQVFTAYAAKHYFDEMHYLDIIDCNAGDHGKAFATNFNPEINIREITQPGRYWENGEWVEIPAMSIHKPIDYPNIGDKESYVLYHEELESLVKNFPTLKRARFWMTFGQQYITHLQVLENVGMTSIKPISFQGKEIVPLEFLKAVLPPPESLGENYTGQTSIGCQIKGIKDGKEATYYVWNNCHHAEAYKEVRSQAVSYTTGVPAMIGAMLMLTNPEWMKAGVYNCEELNPDPFMEQLNIHGLPWNEKVNIELPHEY, from the coding sequence ATGTCAAAAGTCCTTATCATAGGAGCAGGGGGAGTTGGAACCGTAGTTGCTCATAAATGTGCATTGAATAAGCATGTGTTTTCAGAAATCATGCTTGCTAGCCGAACGAAATCTAAATGTGATAGAATTTCGCAAGAGGTAAAAGAAATGCATGGAGTTGAAATAGCAACAGCTGCACTTGATGCGGATGTGGTTTCTGAGATTGTAGCCTTATTGAAGTCTTTTCAGCCCAAAATGGTTATCAATGTTGCCCTACCCTACCAAGATCTGACCATTATGGATGCTTGCCTTGAGGTAGGTGTACATTATCTTGATACAGCAAATTACGAACCTAAGGATGTTGCCAAGTTTGAATACAGCTGGCAATGGGCATACCAAGAGCGATTTAAAAAAGCAGGTTTGATGGCTCTTTTAGGTTGTGGTTTTGACCCAGGTGTTACACAAGTATTTACTGCATATGCAGCGAAACACTATTTCGATGAAATGCATTACTTAGATATCATTGATTGCAATGCTGGTGATCACGGAAAAGCCTTTGCTACCAATTTTAATCCTGAGATAAACATACGTGAAATCACACAACCTGGTAGATACTGGGAAAATGGTGAATGGGTTGAAATTCCAGCAATGTCTATTCATAAGCCTATTGATTACCCTAACATTGGTGACAAGGAGTCTTATGTACTTTATCACGAAGAGTTAGAGTCTTTGGTTAAAAATTTCCCGACGTTAAAGAGAGCTCGCTTTTGGATGACTTTTGGACAACAATATATAACTCACCTACAAGTGCTAGAAAATGTAGGAATGACAAGTATCAAGCCTATCAGTTTTCAAGGAAAGGAAATTGTTCCTTTAGAATTCTTAAAAGCCGTACTTCCACCACCAGAATCATTGGGTGAAAACTATACTGGACAAACCTCCATTGGATGCCAAATCAAGGGTATAAAAGATGGGAAAGAAGCTACCTATTATGTTTGGAACAATTGTCATCACGCCGAAGCATACAAAGAAGTAAGGTCGCAAGCAGTTTCTTATACAACTGGAGTACCTGCTATGATTGGTGCCATGTTAATGCTAACAAACCCAGAATGGATGAAAGCTGGAGTTTATAATTGTGAAGAACTCAACCCTGATCCTTTCATGGAGCAATTAAATATTCATGGTCTACCTTGGAACGAAAAGGTAAACATTGAACTTCCCCACGAATATTGA
- a CDS encoding L-threonine aldolase, with amino-acid sequence MKIDLRSDTITKPSSPMLNAMFAATVGDDVFGDDPTVSEFEHKVAQLFGMEAGLFCPSGTMANQLAIKVHTSPGGQVICHKNSHVYLYEGGGIALNSNCSVKLLDGEFGLLSAVDVKEAINDKDDIHFPISQLVSLENTMNKGGGACYNFEDFVAIKEVCIQNGLKLHLDGARLFNAIVANGESTLAYGSVFDTISICFSKGLGCPIGSVLIGSKEDIKSARRARKAMGGGWRQAGYLAAAGLFALENNIERLSEDHRRAKEIGEVLSTLGFVKNVYPVHTNIVIFELKEEVSGIDFVANLLEKDIHVVTFGKNLVRIVTHLDFDEEQLELLIKTLLALSI; translated from the coding sequence ATGAAAATAGACCTGAGAAGCGACACTATTACCAAGCCTTCTTCTCCAATGCTCAATGCAATGTTTGCCGCTACGGTGGGAGATGATGTATTTGGCGATGACCCCACTGTTTCAGAGTTTGAGCACAAAGTTGCACAACTATTCGGAATGGAAGCAGGTTTGTTTTGCCCCTCCGGTACCATGGCAAACCAACTTGCCATAAAAGTACATACAAGTCCAGGTGGTCAGGTAATTTGTCATAAAAATAGCCATGTTTATTTATATGAAGGAGGAGGGATTGCTCTTAATTCAAATTGCTCCGTGAAATTGCTGGATGGTGAGTTTGGGTTACTTTCTGCAGTTGATGTAAAAGAGGCAATCAATGATAAAGATGATATTCATTTCCCCATCAGTCAATTGGTATCTTTAGAAAATACCATGAATAAAGGTGGTGGAGCCTGTTACAACTTCGAAGATTTTGTTGCCATAAAGGAAGTATGCATACAAAATGGTTTGAAACTACACCTTGACGGAGCTCGGCTATTTAATGCCATCGTTGCGAATGGAGAGTCAACTCTTGCCTACGGTAGTGTTTTTGATACCATTTCAATTTGTTTTTCAAAAGGCCTAGGTTGTCCTATAGGATCGGTACTTATAGGCTCTAAGGAAGATATAAAAAGTGCTCGAAGAGCGAGAAAAGCTATGGGTGGTGGCTGGAGACAAGCTGGCTATTTAGCCGCAGCTGGTCTTTTTGCTTTAGAGAATAACATAGAAAGGCTTAGTGAAGATCATCGCCGTGCAAAAGAAATAGGAGAGGTACTTTCTACGCTTGGATTTGTTAAAAATGTATACCCAGTACATACCAATATTGTAATTTTCGAGTTAAAAGAAGAAGTCTCAGGCATTGATTTTGTTGCCAATCTATTGGAGAAGGATATCCATGTCGTGACCTTCGGGAAAAACTTGGTTCGTATTGTTACTCATTTAGATTTTGATGAAGAGCAACTCGAACTATTAATCAAAACTTTATTAGCATTATCAATTTGA